In a genomic window of Chryseobacterium sp. G0162:
- a CDS encoding type II 3-dehydroquinate dehydratase — MKILIINGPNLNLLGTREPEVYGSISMEAYLENLKIEFRSHELKYYQSNIEGELINRLQEDDFDAIVINPGAFTHYSYAIADCLKNIQKPKVEVHISNIYKREEFRQKSVTAANTDAVLSGFGMDGYRLALLSLK, encoded by the coding sequence ATGAAAATTTTAATTATTAATGGTCCTAACCTTAATCTTTTAGGCACCAGAGAACCTGAAGTTTATGGGAGTATTTCTATGGAAGCTTATTTAGAAAATCTAAAAATTGAGTTTCGTTCTCATGAATTAAAATATTATCAATCCAATATTGAAGGCGAGCTTATCAACAGGCTTCAGGAAGATGATTTTGATGCCATTGTGATTAATCCAGGAGCATTTACCCATTATTCTTATGCAATAGCAGATTGTTTAAAGAATATCCAAAAACCAAAGGTAGAAGTTCACATCAGTAACATCTACAAAAGAGAAGAATTTAGACAGAAATCTGTTACAGCAGCCAATACAGATGCGGTTTTATCAGGTTTCGGAATGGATGGATATAGATTGGCCTTATTGAGCCTTAAGTAA
- a CDS encoding helix-turn-helix domain-containing protein, with amino-acid sequence MANNFNFDLPKHTQEEVKFNDTLLFISNISIVFLLIHYKDKIKRLETSDQVISPSSTLIKDENESIIKTIPDSIDIEAFEKLFEKIETTMNQDMLFKDPKFNLSMMSVVLDVNSSYISKAIRYKEYPNFNTYLNRYRINYVKKLFTETDFKKITLMFIYTEAGFSNQSTFNRAFKQIEGITPSEYIQQNL; translated from the coding sequence ATGGCTAACAATTTCAATTTTGATCTCCCCAAACATACCCAAGAAGAGGTTAAGTTTAATGACACCCTTCTATTTATTTCCAATATATCAATTGTATTTTTACTGATCCACTATAAAGATAAAATTAAAAGACTGGAAACATCAGATCAGGTTATTTCACCTTCTTCTACCCTGATTAAAGATGAAAATGAAAGTATAATCAAGACTATACCAGACTCTATAGATATAGAAGCTTTTGAAAAATTATTTGAAAAAATAGAAACAACAATGAATCAGGACATGCTTTTTAAAGATCCAAAGTTTAATCTTTCAATGATGAGTGTTGTTTTGGATGTCAACAGCTCTTATATTTCCAAGGCTATTCGTTATAAAGAATATCCCAACTTCAATACCTATCTTAATAGGTATAGAATTAATTATGTGAAAAAGTTATTCACTGAAACTGATTTCAAAAAAATCACTTTAATGTTTATCTACACTGAAGCCGGGTTTTCGAATCAATCAACCTTTAACAGAGCTTTTAAGCAAATTGAGGGGATTACACCCTCTGAATATATTCAGCAAAACCTGTAA